A single Candoia aspera isolate rCanAsp1 chromosome 9, rCanAsp1.hap2, whole genome shotgun sequence DNA region contains:
- the KCNJ5 gene encoding G protein-activated inward rectifier potassium channel 4, translated as MSCITFPLILSPTMAGDSRIFMNQDMEIGVTPREQKKIPKQARDDVPIATDRTRLLAAEIKKPRQRYMEKTGKCNVHHGNVQETYRYLSDLFTTLVDLKWRFNLLVFTMVYTITWLFFGFIWWLIAYIRGDLDHAEDEDWIPCVDNLSGFVSAFLFSIETETTIGYGHRVITEKCPEGIILLLVQAILGSIVNAFMVGCMFVKISQPKKRAETLMFSNNAVISMRDEKLCLMFRVGDLRNSHIVEASIRAKLIKSKQTKEGEFIPLNQTDINVGFDTGDDRLFLVSPLIISHEINEKSPFWEMSRAQLEKEEFEIVVILEGMVEATGMTCQARSSYMDTEVLWGHRFTPVLTLEKDFYEVDYNSFHSTYETNTASCCAKELAESFKEGRLLSHLSTTNLLNGEETEEAEDEKEQREGMEKEENRHEVPEAIELNGTNGTTGEMKESLFLKQ; from the exons CCCAACCATGGCTGGAGATTCAAGAATCTTCATGAATCAAGATATGGAAATTGGTGTCACCCCCAGAGAGCAAAAGAAGATTCCCAAACAAGCCCGGGATGATGTCCCAATTGCCACCGATCGAACACGTCTTTTGGCAGCTGAAATCAAGAAACCACGCCAGCGATACATGGAAAAAACTGGCAAATGTAATGTTCATCATGGGAATGTCCAGGAAACCTACCGATATCTCAGTGATCTTTTTACCACTTTGGTGGATCTCAAGTGGCGCTTTAACCTGCTTGTGTTTACCATGGTTTACACCATCACTTGGTTGTTTTTTGGCTTCATCTGGTGGCTCATTGCCTATATCCGAGGAGATTTAGACCATGCAGAAGATGAAGACTGGATCCCTTGTGTTGACAACCTCAGTGGATTTGTCTCAGCCTTTCTGTTTTCCATTGAGACGGAGACCACCATTGGGTACGGCCATAGGGTGATCACTGAAAAATGTCCTGAGGGCATCATACTGCTTTTGGTCCAGGCAATCCTGGGCTCCATAGTCAATGCTTTCATGGTGGGGTGCATGTTTGTGAAGATCAGCCAACCAAAGAAGAGGGCAGAGACCCTCATGTTTTCTAACAATGCTGTGATTTCTATGCGGGATGAGAAATTGTGTCTCATGTTCCGGGTTGGAGACCTAAGGAATTCCCACATTGTAGAGGCATCTATCCGAGCCAAGCTGATTAAATCCAAACAGACCAAAGAAGGGGAATTCATCCCCTTGAACCAAACAGACATCAATGTGGGATTTGACACAGGGGATGACAGGCTGTTTCTGGTATCCCCACTCATCATTTCACATGAAATCAACGagaagagtcccttttgggagatgtcACGTGCCCAGTTGGAGAAGGAAGAGTTTGAAATTGTCGTCATTTTAGAGGGGATGGTGGAAGCAACAG gGATGACTTGCCAGGCTCGGAGCTCCTACATGGACACAGAAGTGCTTTGGGGACATCGTTTCACCCCTGTCCTTACCCTAGAGAAGGACTTCTATGAGGTTGACTACAACAGTTTCCATAGTACCTATGAAACCAATACAGCTTCTTGCTGTGCCAAAGAACTGGCTGAGTCTTTCAAAGAAGGACGGCTTCTGAGCCACCTGTCTACCACAAACCTCCTGAATggagaggaaacagaggaagcagAAGATGAGAAAGAACAGCGGGAAGggatggagaaagaagagaaCAGACATGAAGTCCCAGAGGCAATTGAACTTAATGGAACCAATGGAACAACAGGAGAGATGAAGGAGAGcctatttttaaaacagtaa